The Desulfurobacteriaceae bacterium genome segment TGGTGGTATCCGCACCTTAACATAAAGGAAGGAGACATTGTATCTGTTGAAGGTTTTACTCCTCCTGTGTGGCGTTTTAGAGGTATTAATGGGATTATGGCCTGTAAGTTAGTAAATAAAACAAATAACGCAAGCTATGACTTTTCATTTAGAAGATGGTGCAGGGGGACTGTACCTAAAAATTTTCAATAAGGGGGGAAAGATGATTAGCGGTATAAACACAACTACTTACTCAACAGATGTTTACTATCAACAACTTCAGTGCCAGCATCGCTACAGGGCTGGAAATGGAAACGGAATGGGGCAAGTTATGACCCAGCTAACACCTGACCAAAGACAACAGGTCTCTTCTGCTTTGCAAAATCTTCCACAAGACCTTAGAACACAAGTAGTGGATCAAATAAGGCAGCTTGATATTTCTTCTATGACACAAGATCAAATTTACCAGTCAGTTATGAACATTATTTCTTCCGTTAATGCTACATCTTTGGTGGTACCATCCTTAATAAGTGTCTATGCTTAATGGTCGGGGTGCAGTCCCCCTTTTCTCATAAACAACTACTGGAGGTAGAAAAATGAGAAAGCTTGTAAGTCTTTTTCTGTTTTACTCTTTGATGATGATGATAATTACTGGAATTGTTCTCTACATAATGCCTTATGAGAGAGTTGCCTACTGGAGTGGATGAAAATTCTTAGGTCTTGATAAGGATCAATGGGACAGTCTCCATACTATATTCGGATTCTTAATGGTCACTTTTGGAATTTGGCATCTTGTTTTAAATTGGAAAAGTTTTGTAAGCTACTTAAAAGATAAGGCAAGAAGAACACTCTCTAAAGAGTTCTTATTTACAACCTTGATAACTATTTTTGTTTTTATAGAACAGTTGCGAACTTCCAACCTTTTAAAGCAGTTATAGATTTGGAAAAGAAAATAAAGGATACTTGGCTTATGCCTAAAACTCCTCCTCCCGCTCCTCATACTGAGCTTCTCTCTTTAGAAAAAGTAGCAGGCATTGTTGGTATCTCTACGGAAAAAGCTCTTGAAGTTCTTAAATCCAAAGGAATCAAAGTTGACTCACCGAAAGAAACTCTTAAGGAAATTGCTAATAAGAATAACGCTTCTCCAGTACAGGTTTATAAAATTCTTATGTCTGTTTCAAAACAAAAAAAGAATGCTTCTACTTCCTTTCAACCAGGAATGGGAATTGGAAGGTTAACTCTTAGGGAAGCTTGTCAAAAGCTTGGTATCTCTTACAAAGAGTGTTTAAAAAGACTTGAGGATAAAGGTATAAAGGCGCAAGCTGATGCTACTTTACGAGATATAGCTTTTAAGTATGGGAAGTATCTTTATGAACTGCTTGAAATCATACAGGGAGGAAACAATGGACAAGCTAAGTATACTCGCTGTTAACGATGAGGGATTCATCTTTGATCCTGAAACAGGAAACAGTTTTACAGTCAATAAAACCGATCTTTTCATAATAAAACTCTTAAAAGAGGGGAAAAGTGAAGATGAAATCGTTAGTCATCTAACTAACGAATTTGAAGTAAATGAAGAAGAAGCTAAACGTGATCTCTTGGATTTTATTGAACAACTTAAGATTTTGGGGCTTCTGGGGGATAAAGATGTATAAAGTAGCTATTTCTGGAATAAATGCCGTTGACAATCCAGGTCCCGGAATAGGAATAGCAAAGAGTGTAAAGGAAAGTGATCTGGAAACAACAGTTTTTGGACTTGCTTACGATGCAATGGAACCTGGAGTTTACATGAAGTGGCTTATAGATAAAAGTTTCATCATGCCATATCCTTCAGAAGGAGAGGAACCTTTTGTGGAAAGGCTTCTGTACATTAAATCTACTTACGGACTTGACGCTGTAATACCTGCTCTTGATGCAGAACTTCTCCTTTTTATAAAAGGTGCATCTTTACTTGAAAGTTCCGGAATAAAGACTTTTTTACCAACCGAAGAACAGTTTAAATTAAGAGGAAAAGATAAACTATTAAAGGTAGCAGAAAGTATAGAAGTAAAGATTCCGAAAACAAAAGTGGTTACTTCCTATGAGGAACTTAGTAAGGTTATTGAAGAAATTGGTTTCCCTATAATGGTAAAAGGAATTTTCTACAAAGCCTACAAAGCC includes the following:
- a CDS encoding HPr-rel-A system PqqD family peptide chaperone; amino-acid sequence: MDKLSILAVNDEGFIFDPETGNSFTVNKTDLFIIKLLKEGKSEDEIVSHLTNEFEVNEEEAKRDLLDFIEQLKILGLLGDKDV
- a CDS encoding carboxylate--amine ligase; the protein is MYKVAISGINAVDNPGPGIGIAKSVKESDLETTVFGLAYDAMEPGVYMKWLIDKSFIMPYPSEGEEPFVERLLYIKSTYGLDAVIPALDAELLLFIKGASLLESSGIKTFLPTEEQFKLRGKDKLLKVAESIEVKIPKTKVVTSYEELSKVIEEIGFPIMVKGIFYKAYKAYKAFNITQATSYFNSIVSEWGYPVIVQEVVKGEEMNVVGVGDEEGGHFGLVGIKKLWITSLGKIWTRVTIKNEKLLSAAERFVKAF